The following are encoded together in the Pectobacterium punjabense genome:
- a CDS encoding helix-turn-helix transcriptional regulator, giving the protein MSLVHAINQSYWFSSRLPHVESRTTRNSRQAYKTHSHAQFSIGAIEHGETLCHYRNETHHLQIGDLIFIDPQQPHSCNPLPGKTRSYHMLYLDAEWCLDQIATHCGYRADSVRCNCIVLRDPALFIHYQRIIALLYRGDITSADNQLKTMLEPIWRQYCLPDPVLAHRSLQTTTLHVRERLLNNLQASPSLETLADELNLRRETIVRQFRHDTGITPMAFLNNARIEYAKSLMKQGTPLVDASYQSGFCDQSHFHKTFVQYTAATPGQYARSIFDNK; this is encoded by the coding sequence ATGTCTTTAGTTCATGCTATCAACCAGTCGTACTGGTTTTCTTCACGATTACCCCATGTTGAAAGCCGCACCACGCGCAACAGTCGCCAAGCCTATAAAACACACAGTCATGCACAATTTTCGATTGGAGCGATCGAGCACGGCGAAACGCTTTGCCATTACCGCAACGAAACACATCACCTACAGATTGGCGATCTGATCTTTATCGATCCCCAGCAGCCGCACAGCTGTAACCCGCTTCCAGGGAAAACGCGCAGCTACCACATGCTTTATCTGGATGCTGAGTGGTGCCTCGACCAGATCGCCACGCATTGTGGCTATCGGGCAGATAGCGTGCGTTGCAACTGTATCGTACTGCGCGATCCAGCGCTGTTTATACATTATCAGCGCATCATTGCTCTGCTGTACCGGGGAGACATTACGTCAGCTGATAACCAGCTAAAAACGATGCTGGAGCCCATTTGGCGACAATATTGCCTGCCAGACCCCGTATTAGCCCATCGCTCATTGCAAACCACAACGCTGCACGTACGCGAGCGTCTGCTGAATAATTTGCAAGCATCCCCGTCACTGGAAACGCTGGCAGATGAGCTGAATCTACGCCGCGAAACCATCGTACGGCAGTTTCGTCACGATACCGGCATTACACCAATGGCATTCCTTAATAATGCGCGTATTGAGTATGCCAAATCGCTGATGAAACAAGGTACGCCGCTCGTTGATGCCAGCTATCAAAGCGGCTTCTGCGATCAAAGCCATTTTCACAAAACGTTTGTGCAATATACAGCAGCCACGCCGGGGCAGTACGCGCGATCAATATTTGACAATAAATAG
- a CDS encoding protease inhibitor Inh/omp19 family protein encodes MASSLKLPSASELSGVWQLRGGEQQCEVVLHNTPLLDNTWRFEGDAPCLKALLSDVPVGWRPTPDGITLTKEQGQSVVFFSKEKEGYTLTLPDGSTRTMHKQP; translated from the coding sequence ATGGCGAGTAGTTTGAAGTTGCCTTCAGCAAGTGAGCTAAGCGGCGTATGGCAATTGCGTGGCGGGGAACAGCAGTGCGAAGTCGTGCTGCACAATACGCCGTTACTGGATAACACCTGGCGCTTTGAGGGCGACGCGCCGTGTTTAAAAGCGCTGTTATCCGATGTACCCGTAGGCTGGCGGCCGACGCCGGATGGTATCACGCTGACGAAAGAGCAGGGACAGTCCGTCGTGTTCTTTAGCAAGGAAAAAGAGGGTTATACGCTGACATTGCCTGATGGCAGTACACGGACGATGCACAAACAGCCCTGA
- the bglX gene encoding beta-glucosidase BglX, whose amino-acid sequence MKWLTSLTIAIGLACNPVFAQELTSVPASISPSHQQRDAFVTDLLKKMTLEEKIGQLRLISVGTDNPKEAIREMIRNGQVGAIFNTVTRQDIRAMQDQVMQLSRLKIPLFFAYDVVHGQRTIFPIALGLASSWDMDAIAKSARVAAYEATEDGLNMTWAPMVDITRDPRWGRVSEGFGEDTWLTSKIAGVVVKSFQGDDVTGRHSLMTSVKHYALYGAVEGGRDYNTVDMSPQRMFQDYMPPYKAAIDAGSSGVMVALNSINGTPATSNSWLLKDVLRDQWNFKGITITDHGAIKELIKHGVASDPRDASRLAVKSGIGMSMSDEYFVRYLPELVKSGAVSRQEIDDACRQVLNVKYDMGLFEDPYRHLGVASSDPVDTNAESRLHRLDARDVARKSLVLLKNRLQTLPLKKQGTIAVVGPLADSQRDTMGSWSAAGVSKQTITVYQGLKNAVGDKATILYAKGANVSNHKGIIDFLNQYEDAVQVDKRPPQVMIDEAVEAAKKADVVVAVVGEAAGMAHEASSRSNIDLPQGQRDLIAALKATGKPLVLVLMNGRPLALVREDQQADALLETWFSGTEGGNAIADVLFGDYNPSGKLPMSFPRSVGQIPIYYNHLPSGRPYTPENPGKYTSHYYDEANGPLYPFGYGLSYTTFSVSDVRLSSQTMKRNGTINASITVKNTGNRAGETVVQLYLHDVVASISRPLKELRGFEKVMLQPGESRTVTFTLDQDALKFYNARMQQVVEPGKFDVMIGLDSQRVKSDSFTLL is encoded by the coding sequence ATGAAATGGCTTACTTCACTGACTATAGCAATTGGACTTGCCTGTAATCCGGTGTTTGCGCAGGAATTGACGTCTGTGCCGGCATCAATATCGCCTTCACATCAGCAGCGTGATGCGTTTGTCACGGATTTACTGAAGAAAATGACGCTGGAAGAGAAAATCGGCCAGCTCCGCTTGATCAGCGTCGGAACGGATAACCCGAAAGAAGCCATCCGTGAAATGATTAGAAATGGCCAGGTTGGCGCGATTTTTAATACAGTGACCCGTCAGGATATTCGTGCAATGCAGGATCAGGTCATGCAGCTTAGCCGCCTGAAGATCCCCCTGTTTTTCGCCTATGATGTGGTGCACGGTCAACGCACTATTTTCCCTATTGCTTTGGGATTAGCCTCCAGTTGGGATATGGACGCGATTGCGAAAAGTGCGCGCGTGGCGGCTTATGAAGCGACGGAAGATGGCCTGAACATGACCTGGGCACCGATGGTGGATATCACCCGCGATCCACGTTGGGGCCGCGTATCAGAAGGCTTCGGCGAAGACACTTGGCTGACCAGTAAAATCGCGGGTGTGGTAGTCAAATCCTTTCAGGGCGATGACGTAACCGGACGCCACTCGCTGATGACTAGCGTCAAACACTACGCGCTTTATGGTGCGGTTGAAGGTGGACGTGATTATAACACCGTGGACATGAGCCCTCAGCGCATGTTCCAGGACTATATGCCGCCATACAAAGCGGCGATTGACGCGGGCAGCAGCGGCGTGATGGTTGCACTGAACTCCATCAACGGTACACCGGCCACCTCAAACAGCTGGTTGCTGAAGGATGTGCTACGCGATCAGTGGAATTTCAAAGGCATTACCATTACCGATCACGGTGCGATTAAAGAGCTGATTAAGCATGGCGTTGCCAGCGATCCGCGTGATGCATCGCGTCTGGCAGTAAAATCCGGTATTGGCATGAGTATGAGTGACGAATATTTCGTACGCTATTTGCCAGAGCTGGTGAAAAGTGGGGCGGTGAGCAGGCAGGAGATCGACGATGCCTGTCGCCAGGTCTTGAACGTGAAATATGATATGGGGCTGTTTGAAGATCCGTATCGTCATTTGGGCGTCGCGAGTTCCGATCCGGTGGATACCAATGCGGAAAGCCGTTTACACCGTCTGGATGCGCGTGATGTGGCGCGTAAAAGTCTGGTGCTGTTGAAAAACCGTCTGCAAACGCTGCCGCTGAAAAAACAGGGCACGATCGCCGTCGTTGGGCCATTGGCTGACAGCCAGCGCGATACGATGGGAAGCTGGTCCGCGGCGGGCGTCTCGAAACAGACGATCACTGTTTATCAGGGCCTGAAGAATGCGGTCGGCGATAAAGCCACGATTCTCTATGCTAAAGGTGCCAATGTCAGTAATCACAAAGGCATCATCGATTTCCTGAACCAGTATGAAGATGCTGTGCAGGTGGATAAACGTCCACCGCAGGTGATGATCGATGAAGCCGTAGAAGCCGCGAAGAAAGCGGATGTGGTGGTCGCAGTCGTTGGTGAGGCCGCTGGGATGGCGCATGAAGCGTCCAGCCGCTCGAATATCGATCTGCCACAAGGCCAGCGAGATCTGATCGCAGCACTGAAAGCCACGGGTAAACCGCTGGTGCTGGTGCTGATGAACGGCCGTCCTCTGGCATTGGTGCGTGAAGATCAGCAGGCTGATGCGTTACTGGAAACCTGGTTCAGCGGTACGGAAGGGGGTAATGCCATCGCCGATGTGCTGTTTGGTGACTATAACCCATCAGGCAAGCTCCCGATGTCCTTCCCACGCTCTGTCGGGCAGATTCCGATTTATTACAATCACCTGCCGTCAGGCCGTCCTTACACGCCGGAAAATCCAGGTAAATATACCTCTCACTATTACGATGAAGCCAACGGGCCACTCTATCCGTTTGGCTATGGCCTGAGCTATACCACGTTCAGCGTGTCTGACGTGCGTTTGTCCAGCCAGACGATGAAGCGCAATGGGACGATTAACGCTAGCATCACGGTGAAAAACACCGGCAATCGTGCCGGGGAAACGGTAGTACAACTGTATCTCCACGATGTAGTGGCTTCCATCAGTCGCCCACTGAAAGAGCTGCGTGGCTTTGAGAAGGTGATGCTACAGCCGGGAGAATCCCGCACGGTTACTTTCACGCTCGATCAGGATGCGCTGAAGTTCTACAATGCCCGCATGCAGCAGGTCGTTGAGCCCGGTAAATTTGATGTGATGATCGGTCTGGATTCGCAGCGGGTGAAGAGCGACAGCTTCACACTGCTATAA
- the idi gene encoding isopentenyl-diphosphate Delta-isomerase codes for MPLTEVVLVDENDKPTGVMEKQEAHVKGALHRAITVYIFNSRQQLLLQQRAEEKYHSGGLWSNTCCSHPAPGEETLQAAHRRLYEEMGLRCALTPVFTLTYRLPLDNGLIEHELGHVYFGVTDDVPQINPDEVSSYEYQSLDEIAGRMVATPEQFTAWFQLTFARIPEYWQTFQSEQPG; via the coding sequence ATGCCGTTGACTGAAGTCGTGCTGGTTGATGAAAATGACAAGCCAACTGGCGTCATGGAAAAGCAGGAAGCGCACGTAAAAGGCGCGTTACACCGTGCGATTACCGTCTATATTTTCAACTCTCGTCAGCAGTTGTTATTACAGCAGCGGGCAGAAGAGAAATATCACAGCGGTGGTTTATGGAGTAATACCTGTTGCAGCCACCCTGCACCCGGTGAAGAAACGTTACAGGCGGCACACCGCCGTTTGTATGAAGAAATGGGGTTACGCTGTGCGTTGACGCCGGTGTTTACGCTGACCTATCGCCTGCCGCTGGATAACGGGTTGATTGAGCATGAACTAGGGCATGTGTACTTTGGCGTGACGGATGATGTTCCGCAGATCAATCCCGATGAAGTGTCGAGCTATGAATATCAGTCTCTAGATGAGATAGCAGGGCGGATGGTGGCAACACCTGAGCAGTTTACGGCCTGGTTCCAACTGACTTTCGCGCGTATTCCTGAGTATTGGCAGACGTTTCAGTCTGAACAACCCGGTTAA
- a CDS encoding aspartate aminotransferase family protein, whose translation MATRSTIMDTNSFRTEHADALDESTRRLTNRRTEVLGDSYRLFYRNPVHLVRGEGQYLWDAAGHKYLDVYNNVASIGHCHPAVIEAVHEQMRQLNTHTRYLHERILDYSADILSTVPAAINKAMYMCTGSEANDLAIRVARAYSGGTGIIVSREAYHGTSELTSGASPALGSGQPLAATTRLVPAPDRYRVKAADLGVWFAQQIQLQIDDMAANGIKFAGFLADSIFSSDGVLPGPAGYLQPAIEVVHANGGIFIADEVQPGFARTGEHFWGFGRHGIVPDVVTLGKPMGNGIPVSALLAKADVLAAFSDEIPYFNTFGGNPVSMAAAQAVLNVIRAEGLQEHSRIVGEKLQRELTLLADRHACIGDVRGAGLFIGFELVSDRETKAPDKALALDVVEQLRAERVLTSVAGPHGNVLKLRPPLAFQEHDIDWLVGSLDRALSLQSHRR comes from the coding sequence ATGGCGACACGCTCAACCATTATGGATACCAACAGTTTTCGCACTGAGCATGCGGATGCGCTGGATGAGTCTACGCGTAGGCTGACGAATAGGCGCACCGAGGTGTTAGGGGATTCTTATCGTTTGTTCTACCGTAATCCGGTGCATCTGGTGCGTGGTGAGGGGCAATATCTGTGGGATGCTGCTGGGCATAAATATCTGGATGTTTATAACAATGTCGCCAGTATCGGGCACTGTCACCCTGCGGTCATTGAGGCCGTTCACGAGCAAATGCGTCAGCTCAATACCCATACCCGCTATTTACACGAACGAATTCTGGATTACTCAGCGGATATTCTCAGCACGGTGCCAGCCGCTATCAATAAGGCGATGTACATGTGTACCGGATCGGAGGCTAACGATCTGGCGATCCGTGTAGCTCGAGCCTACAGCGGCGGAACCGGTATTATTGTGAGTCGAGAAGCCTATCACGGGACCAGCGAGTTGACGTCCGGTGCGTCGCCTGCGCTCGGAAGCGGGCAACCTCTGGCGGCGACTACGCGTCTTGTGCCAGCTCCCGATCGTTATCGCGTGAAGGCGGCGGATCTGGGCGTCTGGTTCGCGCAACAAATTCAATTGCAAATTGATGATATGGCCGCGAACGGCATCAAATTCGCTGGTTTTCTGGCTGACTCCATTTTTTCTTCGGATGGCGTATTGCCGGGGCCGGCTGGCTACCTGCAACCGGCGATAGAGGTGGTGCATGCCAACGGTGGGATTTTCATTGCCGATGAGGTCCAGCCCGGTTTTGCCCGCACGGGTGAGCATTTTTGGGGATTTGGTCGGCATGGTATTGTGCCGGACGTCGTGACATTGGGTAAACCGATGGGCAACGGTATACCGGTTTCGGCGCTATTGGCAAAAGCCGATGTGCTGGCGGCCTTTAGCGATGAAATTCCCTATTTTAATACGTTTGGTGGGAATCCGGTGTCGATGGCGGCAGCGCAGGCGGTATTAAACGTTATTCGTGCGGAGGGTTTACAGGAACATAGCCGCATTGTCGGGGAAAAATTGCAGCGGGAGCTGACGCTGCTTGCCGACCGTCATGCATGTATCGGTGATGTGCGCGGGGCGGGGTTGTTTATCGGCTTTGAGCTGGTCAGCGATCGAGAAACAAAAGCGCCGGATAAAGCACTGGCGCTGGACGTGGTTGAACAGCTTCGTGCTGAACGTGTCCTCACATCGGTTGCAGGCCCGCATGGTAATGTATTGAAGCTACGCCCGCCGTTAGCATTTCAAGAGCATGATATTGACTGGCTGGTTGGATCGCTCGATCGGGCCTTAAGTTTGCAGTCTCATCGGCGTTAA
- a CDS encoding LysE family translocator, with protein sequence MFINLLFSADFLFPAHFPALALAHFVALLSPGPDFFLLTAYAIRYRLRGSAGICLGIALGNGIYILLAAIGWAGIQHSPTLFTAIELGGAAYLIWIGYQLLKSRSVPLLQAEQQSNCCPTLRKQILLGLGSSLLNPKNMLFYISLMTSILGPYVTPVQQFVSGSWMFSVVLAWDLLIATLIARPRVQQCLTRWLNPIERGAGIILLFFGLLLLFR encoded by the coding sequence ATGTTTATCAATCTCCTTTTTTCCGCCGATTTCCTTTTTCCTGCCCATTTTCCTGCACTGGCACTGGCGCATTTTGTGGCGCTATTGAGTCCTGGCCCGGATTTCTTTCTGTTGACGGCCTACGCCATTCGCTACCGGCTGCGTGGTAGTGCGGGAATCTGTCTGGGCATCGCACTGGGAAATGGCATTTATATCCTGCTGGCGGCGATCGGCTGGGCAGGCATCCAGCATTCGCCGACACTTTTTACCGCCATCGAATTGGGCGGTGCGGCTTATCTAATCTGGATTGGCTACCAGCTACTGAAAAGTCGTTCTGTCCCGTTGCTACAGGCAGAACAGCAGTCCAACTGTTGCCCAACACTGCGCAAACAAATTCTACTGGGACTCGGTTCATCACTGCTGAATCCTAAAAATATGCTGTTCTACATCAGCCTGATGACCAGTATTCTTGGGCCGTATGTGACACCAGTGCAGCAATTCGTCAGCGGAAGTTGGATGTTTTCTGTTGTGCTGGCGTGGGATCTGCTCATCGCGACGCTGATCGCTCGTCCACGAGTTCAGCAGTGTTTAACGCGCTGGCTTAACCCAATTGAGCGCGGTGCTGGCATCATTTTATTGTTTTTCGGCCTGCTGCTTTTATTTCGGTAA
- the dinG gene encoding ATP-dependent DNA helicase DinG, with translation MTLSPAIKLQIGQWYKALQEQIPDFISRVPQRQMIAEVAKTLAGDYPRHLAIEAPTGVGKTLSYLIPGIAVGRAEDKTLVVSTANVALQDQIYSKDLPLLQKFIPELKFTAAFGRRRYICPRNLAMLATDPDAQGDLPLFLDDERLSASKEEERVCVKLEKALQGHVWDGLRDHYQDSIDDSLWQKLCTDKANCLAHNCHYYRECPFFIARREIEQADVVVTNHALVMAAMESESVLPPPKNLLLVLDEGHHIPDVARDTLEMSGDIHPAYMMAQMEQLVQLIGQCMAQFAPKSPPRLANSERLISHCEEIRECVLSFSQMCALFLPHDGQETEYRFAMGKMPDEMRELCVRLFKLTDTLRALVEYMLNDLSEKTGKHDVVRVYHALLKMSRQQGYFESMSKLWRLAAMEKSSNAPVSKWITREMRDNQPHLHLHCAGIRVCDQLERLLWSKVSHVVVTSATLRSLNSFARIQELSGLGEQEGDTFIALDSPFNHREQGRLVIPRMRYEPLMESEAQHIAEMAQFFRAELKQDKHKGMLMLFASQRAMQLFLTQVTDLRLMLLVQGDKPRYRLVELHRQRVQEGQTSVLIGLQSFAEGLDLKGELLSQVHIHKIAFPPIDSPVILTEGEWLKSLKRHPFIVQSLPSASFNLIQQVGRLIRSHDCFGEIVIYDRRLLTKGYGAQLLAALPVFPIEQRDMP, from the coding sequence ATGACGCTGTCCCCCGCAATAAAATTGCAGATTGGTCAATGGTATAAGGCCCTGCAAGAGCAAATCCCGGATTTTATTTCCCGCGTTCCCCAGCGACAGATGATTGCCGAAGTGGCGAAAACGTTGGCGGGTGATTACCCGCGCCATCTGGCTATTGAAGCACCCACTGGCGTCGGGAAAACGCTTTCTTACCTTATTCCAGGGATTGCTGTCGGGCGTGCGGAAGATAAAACGCTGGTGGTCAGCACCGCGAATGTGGCATTGCAGGATCAGATTTACAGCAAAGATTTGCCGTTGTTGCAGAAATTTATTCCTGAACTGAAATTTACCGCTGCATTTGGCCGTCGTCGGTATATTTGCCCGCGTAATTTGGCAATGCTGGCGACCGATCCTGACGCGCAGGGGGATTTACCGCTCTTTCTGGATGATGAACGGCTGTCTGCCAGTAAGGAAGAAGAACGCGTCTGTGTAAAGCTTGAAAAAGCACTGCAAGGCCATGTCTGGGACGGGCTGCGTGATCATTATCAGGACTCGATTGATGATAGCCTGTGGCAGAAACTGTGTACGGACAAAGCGAACTGCCTTGCGCACAACTGTCATTATTACCGCGAGTGTCCGTTCTTCATCGCACGGCGTGAGATCGAACAGGCGGATGTCGTTGTCACCAACCATGCACTGGTGATGGCGGCGATGGAAAGTGAGTCGGTACTTCCTCCCCCTAAGAATTTACTGCTGGTGCTTGATGAAGGGCACCATATTCCCGACGTTGCCCGCGATACGCTGGAGATGTCCGGCGATATTCATCCTGCCTATATGATGGCGCAAATGGAACAATTGGTGCAGCTTATCGGGCAGTGTATGGCGCAATTCGCGCCAAAATCGCCACCGCGCCTCGCTAACAGTGAACGGCTAATCAGCCACTGTGAGGAGATCCGCGAATGTGTACTGTCTTTCTCGCAAATGTGCGCGCTGTTTTTGCCGCATGACGGGCAGGAAACAGAATACCGCTTTGCGATGGGCAAAATGCCCGATGAAATGCGTGAGCTCTGTGTGCGATTGTTCAAGCTGACCGATACGCTACGAGCGTTGGTGGAGTATATGCTCAACGACCTCAGCGAAAAAACCGGCAAGCATGATGTGGTGCGGGTCTATCACGCGTTGCTGAAAATGAGCCGCCAGCAAGGCTACTTTGAGTCGATGAGCAAGCTATGGCGGCTGGCGGCGATGGAAAAATCGTCAAACGCACCGGTTTCTAAATGGATTACGCGGGAAATGCGTGATAACCAGCCACATCTTCACCTGCACTGCGCGGGAATTCGCGTCTGCGATCAGCTTGAAAGACTGCTGTGGAGTAAGGTGTCGCATGTGGTGGTGACATCGGCCACGTTGCGTTCGCTGAACAGCTTTGCGCGCATACAGGAACTTTCCGGTTTGGGCGAACAGGAAGGGGATACGTTTATTGCGCTGGATTCACCGTTCAATCACCGTGAACAAGGGCGTCTGGTCATTCCCAGGATGCGTTATGAACCACTAATGGAATCAGAAGCGCAGCATATTGCTGAAATGGCACAATTTTTCCGAGCGGAGTTAAAACAGGATAAGCATAAAGGTATGTTGATGCTGTTTGCCAGCCAACGTGCTATGCAACTCTTTCTGACGCAGGTCACCGATTTACGCCTGATGCTGCTGGTTCAGGGAGATAAGCCGCGTTACAGGCTGGTTGAGCTACACCGTCAGCGGGTACAAGAAGGCCAGACCAGTGTGCTGATTGGCTTACAGTCGTTTGCGGAAGGGTTGGATCTGAAAGGGGAGCTACTTTCTCAGGTGCATATCCATAAAATCGCGTTTCCGCCCATCGACAGCCCGGTGATTTTGACGGAAGGCGAATGGCTAAAAAGCCTCAAGCGGCACCCGTTTATCGTACAGAGTTTGCCCAGCGCGTCGTTTAATCTTATCCAACAAGTTGGGCGTCTTATTCGTAGCCATGATTGCTTTGGTGAAATTGTCATTTATGACAGGCGATTGCTGACGAAAGGTTATGGTGCACAGCTGCTGGCGGCGCTGCCTGTCTTCCCGATTGAACAGCGGGATATGCCATAA
- a CDS encoding serralysin family metalloprotease, which yields MALRDQDKDTAESALHAAGTGYSDVYDLYNYHSRGEGQLNGKPSFTSDLAAKEIVRDGLTWNGTNVFGKSANLTYSFLQNVRSIPSGDQGFVKFSAAQEQQAKLSLQSWSDVANITFTQVSPTQKATITFGNYTRDSSGRMDYDTQAYAYMPGNHSAAGSAWFNYNSDTVRNPATEYGKQTLTHEIGHALGLNHPGSYNAGEGNPTYRDVTYAEDTRQFSLMSYWSEQNTGGDFQGHYAAGPLIDDITAIQYLYGANMNTRTGDTVYGFNSNTGRDFYSANSSSDKLIFSVWDAGGTDTFDFSGYRNDQRINLNEGGFSDVGGLKGNVSIAHGVTIENAIGGSGNDIIIGNNANNILNGGAGDDVIYGGGGADTLTGGAGKDIFVYASASDSSYKTGYDTITDFQRGIDKIDLSALNQNKDLQFVDAFTGRGNEALLDWDAGSNTTNLWLNFAGQTTPDFVVHIVGQPSAATDFIV from the coding sequence ATGGCTTTACGAGATCAAGATAAGGATACCGCTGAATCAGCATTGCATGCCGCAGGTACGGGGTATAGCGATGTATACGATCTGTATAATTACCACTCCCGTGGCGAAGGACAGCTTAATGGCAAACCCTCGTTCACCAGCGATCTGGCCGCGAAGGAAATTGTCCGTGACGGCCTGACCTGGAATGGAACGAACGTATTCGGTAAATCCGCTAATTTGACCTATTCGTTCTTACAGAACGTGCGGTCTATCCCTTCTGGCGATCAGGGCTTTGTGAAATTCAGCGCCGCCCAGGAACAACAAGCCAAACTGTCTCTGCAATCGTGGTCAGATGTCGCCAATATCACGTTTACTCAGGTTAGCCCTACCCAAAAGGCTACCATCACGTTTGGTAACTACACCCGTGATTCAAGTGGTCGGATGGACTACGATACTCAGGCTTATGCTTATATGCCAGGTAACCACTCTGCGGCGGGCAGCGCTTGGTTTAACTACAATTCCGACACGGTACGTAACCCAGCAACAGAGTATGGCAAACAGACGTTGACGCACGAAATCGGTCATGCGCTGGGCCTGAACCACCCAGGTTCTTACAATGCGGGTGAGGGTAACCCGACCTACCGTGATGTGACCTATGCGGAAGATACGCGCCAGTTCAGCCTGATGAGCTATTGGAGTGAGCAGAATACCGGAGGCGATTTCCAGGGGCACTATGCTGCTGGTCCGCTGATTGATGACATCACAGCGATCCAATATCTTTATGGCGCAAACATGAACACGCGTACCGGTGATACGGTATACGGTTTTAACTCCAATACCGGTCGTGATTTCTATTCAGCTAACAGCAGCAGTGACAAACTGATCTTCTCTGTTTGGGATGCGGGCGGCACTGATACGTTTGATTTCTCTGGCTACCGAAACGATCAGCGCATCAACCTGAATGAAGGTGGCTTCTCTGACGTTGGCGGCCTGAAAGGTAACGTTTCTATCGCTCACGGCGTAACGATCGAAAACGCGATTGGCGGCTCCGGCAACGATATTATTATCGGTAACAACGCGAATAATATTTTGAATGGTGGCGCGGGTGATGACGTCATTTACGGCGGCGGCGGTGCAGATACGCTGACGGGCGGTGCGGGCAAAGATATTTTCGTCTATGCCAGCGCGAGCGACTCTTCCTATAAGACAGGCTATGACACCATCACGGATTTCCAACGCGGCATCGACAAAATCGATCTGTCAGCGCTGAATCAAAATAAAGATTTGCAGTTTGTTGATGCTTTCACCGGACGTGGCAATGAGGCATTGCTTGACTGGGATGCGGGCAGCAACACCACCAATCTGTGGCTGAATTTTGCGGGTCAGACCACGCCAGACTTTGTTGTGCATATTGTTGGTCAGCCTTCTGCGGCAACCGATTTTATCGTGTGA